DNA from Hippoglossus hippoglossus isolate fHipHip1 chromosome 13, fHipHip1.pri, whole genome shotgun sequence:
CAGCTATTTTATGTGAGTGCATGTCCCAGTCCTGACAGAGAGACATTGGCAGGAGCAAAACTGAAAGGCAAATAGATGGTGGCCCTTTTGTGGCCCCCGATTCAGTAAAACCCTTTACttttaagtaaaacattttttattagaaaagcgttgataaatgtattattttgtaaCTTCATTTCTTCTTGCCCTAATTTCTGCCGAAATTGAGAAATATCTAAATACCTTAAACccattttttccatttcttcttcacACTTCACTTTTATAAGAAGATTTACAATAGCAGGAAGCGAAACAAAATCCTTCACTTTTGATTTGTAACCTGATTTGTTGGGCTGTTGCATTCCCTGAATGTCTTTGCCATTTCACGCTGTTGTAGTGAGTGTTTGTCCCGGTGCCACTGAATGAAGCCCTTTCTGATGGATGTTTTACTTCCTTGGGTTTCAACATGCCAGCTCTTCAGGAGATGgacaaaaaaaagcacaaacatctGGAAGTACTTTCTGCAATGGGGTCAATTCACTGAGGGCTCTCAggcagcccccccacccacttGAAAAGAATAGAGTCACACtgacacataaatatacataaatacagtcATGTACAAGACAACTGGAGGAGTTTAGGCTGGTTTCAAGTTCTACAATTGATTGTCCATATTCTCAAGCTCACTTTTCAGGATGTAACATGTACAGGCCAACCCTGATGCAATCTGGGAAAACCCTGTCTATTCagctcttttttctctctctattgGCTGTTTCCACGCGTCTCTGGCATAATCtggctgttttctgtctcacaggacaaacactcattgctggacacacacatacaaactaGACCAATAAGCAGCTGGGACCGAAACCCagctctttcttcttccttgtcctttctcctcttcccaGCTCACTCCCAGTCACCTCCTTGGCGGGTTACCAGCCCAGCGTAGCATGGTAACCTGCCAAACGCTGGCATGTCTGCCCACACACAAGTGTTTATTGAGGACCATTCAAGACCACAAGTGTGTATGAGTCTGTGTATCCAGACACTCACAAGTAAACAGAGcaaaaaacaaagctttatAGACTTCTGAGTagtaaaaagtgaagaaaaggCTGTGGGGGTGAACTGCTTCTGAGAGTTTCCTCTTGTCCTGTAGAGTCACACCCTGCTGTGAGTCAGTCAGGATCAAATTAGTGACTGCTATGAAAAACAGGGAATTTCAGTAAAATGGTAAATCCAGCCTCCACGCTGACACAATCCTTTCTTGTATTTGGCTTTGTTACCTTGGCAATGGAGgggttttgtttgtctgatagttAGCAGCACTACACAAAAagtactggatggattaccacaaaacttggggAAGGTTGCATATGGGTCAGAAAGAGCCCATTCATTCTTAAtcttttttatcactttctttaactttgtgagatagggcgtttttcaacattttcactgatttctctcAGAATTGTGTGAACTTTAATGAAATCATTCAGAAATAATTAGGGGTTTGGTTGATGGATGTGTGCCATTTCATGTAGATGCAAACATGAATCTGgatctactgaatttaaatgtggttgtgTAGGTAGCAAATAGGGGTAGAAATCTGTAACTACCACTAGAATGTAGTTGAGATGTAATGTGGCCTCAGACTTATTTGAATTGAAGGGGGCTGTTAAGTTTatgccttggtggaggtatgtgctctactgagtgcagTTCTAATGTTCCCATCgccatttgtctgtctgtgttaaCAGGATTTAGCAAAAACTAAAGAAACGGTTTTGTTGTTTGTGGgacagagaagaacccattcaaattTGAAGTGGCTCCAGATAAATTGGCAGATCCTGcaatatttgtttctctttctttagtGCGTTCACAATCCTTTACTGTCATACCTTACAAATGTTGCCATCCTTACATCATACACGACATGAAACAATAATGTGAGAATAGTCAATGTATTACACATAcgtgtcatatatatataaagttatatacaATAATTTCAAACAGTACATACACAATATAAACTCCTATAACAAGTCTGGGCTCATCTGGATTTCAATTAACCAGCTGACGAAGGTGGATTTACTTTTAAAACCTCAAAAACACTTAAGcctttcaaaatgtcacaaatcCTAAAATGCAGTCTTGAGGCTGATCCTCTCAGAAATACCACAGGAATGTTTCGGTAGGGTTTACAGGCAACAGCACAGACAGTGCAGCTGGGTGTTAAAACATCAACAGACACCAGCATCACTTCATTACTGAATATGTCAGAGTTGGCATAGCTCGCTGGTCACGTGTGTCTTGTTGATCTGCTTTGACAGAAGGTCAAAGTAAGTCAGCATGGACACAGCTTGTTTAATCCAGTTGTCACACAAGACAAGAGTCAACCAGATCAGCGAACACCGTATATTGCAAAGACTGTGCACCAAACCTTGTGCCATATTGAAAAGAAATGGTCTAAGCGCAGTGGACAAGTTGTTGGTTTCTGGCTCATATTTGTAAGAGAAATTATGAGCAGTAGAATAATCATTTTGTGGCAGTGACAATGAAAGATCTTTCTCTTTTGCAGTTGTGTCAGTCTTTACTGGGTGTTTTCCGTTCAGACCACACTAGATCAATATTTACTGTTCTGTGGATAGTACATGTTGACAATCTGaacatttattaactttttttactgtaaacaaacagttggtttagcttagcataaagaacCGTAACAGGGAggaacagctagcctggctcaaaattcaaataatacacattaaAAAGTCATTTCTTGCATTTGTACAAAAGCTGAACTCTTTGGACAGAGCCCAGCTTGCTGTTCGCCTCAATCGTCTTCTTGAACTTTCAACTATAAAGCGAATATgtgcatttcccaaaatattgaattattcCTTTTAATCATTTCCATTAATCATCACATtcaaagtcaaatgaaaatTCTTAGTGGTCGACAGAAGGTTTTGTAGGCTTTAACACTGGATGACATTTTGTCAATGtgcattttataaaaaaacaaatgtgactgGTATTGGAATAAGTGCAAATAGCTCTTAACATGGTCCCGCTTTAAATGAAGAACATTAAGTTTGAATATTACTTAAAGTTTTggtttttattcaaagtttccTACCATTTTAAACTTAACTGTATGTGAAGATGTGAAACAATCGTTCCTTGCTATGTAAAATTCTGTAAAATTTGCTATGATACACGTGTGTAGAGTTCCTGAAGCCTACATGAAACCTTTAAGACATATTTCAAGAGGTATTTCAGAGAGTTGCAAAACAAAGTGTTTGCATATCAAAAAAGAAGGCACAGCTCTGGCATCATGATTGTAAGGAATGGTCCATGTCCAGTCTCACAACGCTATGCCCTCCACGTTACAGTTCAGAACTTCGTTGTGTTGGACCTGACCCAGCTGCCGGTGGAACTGTCCCTGTTTCTGGGTCCTCCAGCACTGGATGCCTCGTCCCAGTGTAATACTCTTAATACTGGGCAAGTGGGCCAGCATGTTATTTGGCAAGGACACCACACCAGAGCCCGACAAATTCAGCTCTTGCAGGGAGTCTAGTTCGTTAAAAACTGCGGGGCTAAGAGCCTTCAGCTTGTGGTTGTTGGAGAGATCCAGAACCTGGAGGCTCTGCAGGCCCTTGAAGCTGTGAGACTCAATTTCCTGAAGCTCATGAAGGCCGCTGATGGATAAATAAACCAGATCTTTCAGCAGAGCAAAGGCTCCCTCCTTAATCTGCACGATGGGGTTACCATCCAGATTGAGGTACCTCAGAGGAAGTCCTGCCAGCCTGGGTACATCCGACAGCCGGTTTGCTGACAGATTTAAGGTTTGAATGTGTAAAACTTTTCCATGCAAAGTCGTGGACAATGATGAGAGCTTGTTATGAGACAGATCCACGCTGACAGGTTCACCATTGACTTTGGTAGCAAACACATTAATGTCAAACTCCTGGAAGCTGTTGTGGCTGAGGTCAACTTCAGCCAGAGGGAGGCCAGAGAAACAGCTTGAGGTGAGGCTCGCCAGGTTGTTGTGGCTCAAATCCAGAGTCTCCAGGTAACGCAGCTTGGACAAAGCATTGGGGCTTAGCTGTAAAAGTGTGGGAAAGGAAGAGATTGACACAACCAACAAAGAAATGcataaaataagaaacatttgTCATATATCTCTCGGTGATCAcatataaaagaagaaaaaagtattgttaaatatctatttataaaACACCCCACTATTCTATTATTGGAAATTACTCATCCTGCCTTGTGACCTATTGAACATTTGGGTTGACCAGCTAAGCTTtcatatatgtaaaaaaaaaaaaaacacattagccTGTAGTAGCTAGCGGAGTTATAATAAAATGTGAGTGTTCTGAGTAAAACAAAATTCATGAATGTGTCCATTTCATTCAATGTGTCTATGTGACTTTAGTAAGTAGGTACGATCTCTCAGGAGAGGGACATAACTGAGTGATAGTCAACAGCTGTGATGAGGACACGGCATGTCCAAGAGTGATGCAGTAGATTACAGTAGATAAGTTAAAAAGCCCGATCTCACACCCGGCGCAAAGTCTGATGCAAGGGTCTTTCCTAGTTTCAGACTAACTCAGATTTTCCTGTCCAGTGTGCGTGGTTTGTTTCATCTGAACTCCGATGGGTGTGTCGCtcttaaaataagaaatgttcAGGCGCATTATTGACACAGCGCTATCTGAAGGCACAAAGCGATTAACCGATAACAATGACGTGATTTTTTTAAGggcacataaagaaaaaaagtaacattagtatttttttcattcaaaagTCATATTGTTTTGTGGCCTATTCATGCCTTCCATCAACCACCAACCTTTGTAATATGGTTGCTGCTGAGGTCTAAGCTGATGAGGGTGGTGTAGCCTGGACCAGATAACATGGTGTCACTGAGTGGACCCATGGCATTGGAGGACAGGTCCAGGTGGGCAGTGTCCAGTGGGATGGTGATGGGCATGGCAGCGCTGGGTCCTAGCCCTCGACAGTCCACCCTGGTCAGGCTGAAGCTGTCGAACAGGCCAAAGCTCTCCACCTCGCAGTGGCAACCAGGGTGGCAGCTCCTGATGTTGCTGGACTGGACAGCTGCCAGCAGTGACAAGCCAAAATACAGGAGGAGGACCATTATGCCCTGGGGAaacaacagtttatttattttttattttacttaatgAATATCACAACACCGTGTTTCTAAATGCAGAAATTAGAGCAGATGTCCTGGTTCATATGCCATCTTTAAGGTATTTCTTAATCATTGGGAGAGGACTTTTTTTCGTGCAGCACGAGAAGCCCCAATTCCCTTCCTTCTCGGCTTCCCATTGGGTGTGACCTAATTTCTCAATCAAAGAGTTAATTTTCCCTTTCTAAGTTTACTGACTCTAATGAGTATGcacgactgtaaaaaaaaaaaatctaaatttgagTATATCATAAGTCCCTTAAAATGTCTCCCAAGCATGTTCTCTGAGCCTTGGTGCACTGCAGCCAGACAAAACTCATTCAGAAACAACTTCTAACTCTGAAAATCCAACTTCCATATGGTCTGagagtaaaacaaaatacaccTGAAATAACttcaatgaaacaaaataaacgAAACAAAGACACTTtcaaaaaagcacaaagaaattattaaataaagtgCACACATGTGACCAGGGAAAAACCTTTCATACCTTTTTTCCAGCAGGTGTAAGCTCCCTCTAAGTCAGTGTAAATGAGCACTGAATGCAAAAGCTGTTCCACttatgcaacacacacacacacacacaataagaatGGATATTGGACAGAGGTTAAGAGTTGTGTAACAGGCAAAAGTGAACCGTCATGGTAAAGTCACCCGGACGTGACACAGCAAAGCATGTGGTAAAAACACAAGCCACAGTTTTACAGCTTTACAGAAAATGTTCCCAAGAAATGCAAAAAGCACTATGATTTTAATTCTCTCtaatcttttaatttgtttttaaatttgttatgCAGTTAGGTTGCACTCAGTGACTCCTGTCACGGCTGCTTACACATATCTAACAGGGGTTAGTTATCTCAAATTATGTAAGAGGATGAGGTGACAGAGCTGCATAGTACTCAATATATGGAGGCTGATTACGACACCTCAGAGTCTGCTGAGACAGCTGTTCACCTCTGTGCCACTTTCTTTTGGTTGGACCCTCGAACTTCTCACGGCTGCAGCTTTCTTCAAGGCATCGACTGAACGATTTGATCTAGCGTCTCACCCTGCGTACTTTTTTGTTGTGATAACATACAGTACAAGTACACTGTTCACTGCCATGTGGTTTTTAATCctaattaatatattattaagGAATGAACAACATGAAGGACAGACTGATGAATGACTTGATGAAAGAATTCTGCGTATTTCTAAGATAAGATGACAGTATTTCGTGAAAAGTGTTTACGAACTGGTgctctgtgttttaaatgtaaattgtgAGCATTGCTGagccatgtttttaaatatgtgctGTCAATTGTGAATTGTGTTGAGCCTGTCAAAAGGAGAATTTCTGTCACTTGGAACAGACAAGCTAATGCAAATGCTGCCTAGTGGGCTCAGACCTCATGTAACTTGTACTTCTTTTAGACCCAAAGTAGCAGGAATACAAAAGTTTTCGGCAGATAAAACCATCAAAAACTTGACTGACCTGTTTCCAACTGCCAGTAGAGGAATTGCAGTTTTTGATTACCCTGTGACTCAGGTTTCAGCATCACAAACATGGCgacatgtttgaaaacaatgcGTCGGAGGTGGGAAGATGGAACAGAAGACAGCACCATGGAGACCAGTGATAATGTTACAGTTACATCTTTTACTTTAGTCTCTCTTTCAAACTCAACATCGACTCAATGCTTTtcgctgtcttgccagtgttgcatcttgcacaatacaaagaaaaagtCACTGTTGCAGGTTGTTACCAagatttacaaaacaaataagcaCACAAACGTTCACGGCTATTTAAGTCTCCAACGCCCTGAAGCTCAATGCATGTCATAACGTCGCACTGATGTTAGTGGGTTTCAGTGAGTTTTTGACCAGTGGCTTAATGCTACAACCTACGTGGTCTTCAGCAGCTCATCTCCTGTGTGTGCTTCAcccatccctccttctcctcctgcatccTCGCCTCCATCTGTTGTGTCAGCAAGGATCATGAACTCTTAGCACCAGGTGTTCCTCTCAACCTCTTGCCAATAAACCTCCACTAACACAAAACTGCTGCCGGCGCTGCCTTCAAATCAAGCGCATTCTAACTACTGCAATTACCAAAAGGCAACAGCAGTTAGAGCCGTGAACCCCCCTGAGTGGACAATTGGCAAATGCCTGTGAAATCACGCCCTGAAACCTTCTCACTTTCAGACACCGTTTCGCACCTTTCTATCCTGGGAAAGCAGCACAACAGGCTCCACTGTCCGCTGAGGATCATCAgccatgtttatttatttacccaCCTACAGCTCATGTACACAGCAGTGGtgagaaattaaataataatttatcacTTTGCAACTACATACAGACTTCATGGCATGGGATAATCCAATTACTGTAGTATGATAAGggattaaagcaaaaataactgatcgaaaggggggggggggttgattaCATATACTCACTGCTGCCGTGGCCTAATTTTGCATTAGTTAACTAGAACGTGAATAACAAAGATCACCATGATAACCACATTATTGATGTTATCACTCACTATGATCAGCTGCATCAGGCCTGTTCTGACTCAAGATTTCATTTGAtacattaaaaatattaaatactatGTATACTATGCCTTGGCTGTATCCTTCATCGTTATTATTTACTGAGAGTTATGCATTCATGTTGTCAAGctaatcaacattttaaattcaatattgCATATTTGTAAACAATGTGATTTGTAATCAATGTGACCTGCCCAGGGCTGGGTTAGCAGGGGAAAAGTACACAGAAAAAACCTTTCATCTCCACTATTAGTGGGCCAACCACCAACAACACCAACCTACAGTTATACTATAGAGCCCAACTGATTAATTGGCTGGCTGATAAAAATaggctgatatgagccttttacagacatatcgtgttggcatctatgtttgccgatatgaaaatatttaatttaagaaTAAATTGAATCTCTCCgggtgaaaaagcagtgccacACACgcagaagacaccgacgaagatgtaAAGAGTTTGTGACGATAAGAGTCGTcacaggtgtctgtgtgttgtaaagaaaattacatgatctccacagcagagttaatacgtcacttcctgcctccgtgtgctgcacccggctgctccacctcttacctgaataatgcggaaggaattgatgctgttgtgaatgcgtctgtgcagagaacctcctgatgtgttgtgtgtacgtgtgaaaggcaaactacaggtaaactctgtagccaattctaCGGATattacccacaggtcatgtctgaaaatgccTATGTTAATGTTAGAAAAACACCACTTTAATTGCTCAAAGCAATACTCACTTTTCCTCAATCTTACAACAGATTTTTCCAGCCATATATAATGCAGAATATGCCTACATCTAATCCTAGCTTCACTGAATATCCTCCAGTGCTCTGacgtaaatggtctgtatttatatagcacctttctagtcttgatgaccactcaaagtgctttacagtacagtttgccattcaccccttcacacagtgcatctatgggcagcaactttttctatgaggggcaatcTTCAGCATCTtgccaaggacacttcggcatgcggatGGGGAAGACttggatcgaaccgccgaccttctggtttgAAGatgaccactctacccctcagccacagccgcccccatTGTATTCTCTGTGTCGTTGAGATCGCTCTGTCCCAATTTATTCTTCCAGTTTGAAGGCTGAAAACTGTGTAATTTAAATTGGACGGATGCCACATTAATCCTTTTAAGCCGAATGAATGCATGacactgaagaggaggagacggtgaGCTTAAAGGAAAAGAGACGCTACttaagtgttttaaaacaattagGCGGCAGTTATggagaatacattttttcacaAGCACAGAGAACAATCAAACCCAGTGTCGCTTAATGGTGAGGTGACAAGAGACAGTATTTCagaaaaagataaagatcaTTAAGAGGTGAAGCGGAGTGCAAGCTGTGACTACAACACTAGtttatacagtattttatcTGTTGATTAATGAGCACTGTCcatatcaaataaataagtgCGTGACATGGTGGTTCCACAAAGTGAACCACCATGTCATGCGCATCCTTATTCTTTCTTCGGTTTATTGACGGGTGGCAACCAaagtcaaggtgcattaccgccatctactgtgtAGGTGCACTGTTCCTGGAGCTACTGCAATACCAGGTCCCCCTATTTTTCTTCTTGCTTAGTTTGTTATGCACGAAACATCAAAGTAAATGCATTTGATCTTGAAAAGTTACTCGACAACAAACCTTAACCTGAATTTAAAACAGTCatgttatattaaaaaaaaaaaaatgtctgaccATCTGTTTCTGTGCATTGACCACAAAGTGAACCACCATGTCATGCCCTGGGAAGTCAGCACGAGTGTTCAGGCTCTGCACGGGCACCTCTGCAGATCagatttccagcagcagctgtacGTGGCACCGCGCGGAGcgagcacacacctccaccgGCTGGATCCgccacacagaaacacatccaCAGCAGCGGTCACATGTGGGAGCAGCGTTCAGGATCCATTCAACCTACACCCCGCCCCtcgcagctgtcaatcactgctCCACATGTCACCTCCGCGCGTCTCAGTCACAGGAGTTTgcaaagtttgtgtgtgtgtgtggggggggggggtgcgtgcgtgcgcgcgtgcgtgcgtgcgtggtCACTCTCCTTGTGGACACGAGGGGCGGATTCTCAATCACACCAGAAAACGTGAAACCTGATCTGTCCCTCAGCTCCTGTGTCCGTCCCAGTTTCACCCGCAGCCTCTGACCAACTGGAAACTAGTCCAACACAACTTCTCCCACTTCTGGTCACTTTCCTCCTCAGTTACttactttgctttttttcctgtttgctCTTCGGGACGTTCTCTCCTCACTTCCCCGCTCCCATGTTTTAGTTCGCAGACCCCCGCAGCGGTGTCCGTGTCCCGGTGCCAGTTCCCGGCTGCTCTACATGAGCTCCGCGCCTCCGCAACAAACTGCCAACAGCTGGAAACACTGGGTCACACTCGTCTGTTCCCATCCCGTAAagtcctgtctgtctgtctccctgtctccctctctgcctgtctgtctgtccgagtgtctgtgtgtgacggCCGCTTTCGGCTCCTCTTACCACCGTCAAGTCCGCCGGCAGACAAAATAAGAGCTCTTCCTGTCGAGGATTTCCAAAACAAAACGCTTCAAATGTAGCTTTTTTGGATCTACTGAAGATGTCCCAGCGGAGAGATGCTTTCCTATCATAAATTCCTTCCCGCACAGAAAAATAGTTTGGGCCCCCATCCGGCCCACTACCGCATAGAATCATGGCACTTGGGCGGCCCGCACCTGTTTGCCAGACCCGGGCCACAATTAAGCCGACGGTGCCAAAGGTGGCCCGAGTTTGTCATGGCAATTTTTTAATTCCATCAATCCATAATTTGCCATTTTACACAGGTGTAGAGAGTCATCTTACGCAGACGCAAAACAAATTTGTCCAGACTTGATTTTTGTGGCTGGTTTGTTGTTTATgtagttaaaataataaaagaatgaTCATTACAGCTTTTGATACAGGGAGTTTTGCCTCAGTTAGTTGGTCTGTGGTTGTGATTCATGCTGCTAGTCTGTGGTCTCCTATGAGAACTGTGTGCTCTCCCAGTCCCTTTCTGTTACCTATCCCCTTCTTATTTCACCCAGTGCTTCTCTAATGACCGCCATCAAGTGTCCAAGAGAAATTATGACCAAAATATTGCCAAAATGTTTGAAACTTGAAAATCACCAAAATAATTTGGAATGCCAACAATTAACAGAAATGGCTCCAAcagcatgttttattaaaaaatgaaataaacgaaactgttaaatatgatgaattttaaataaaatacagtgtataaataaaaaaacaaaaaaatacattttgaaataaaactaatgtgaataaaaacatagaaTTTTATAAATAGgaatacacaaaataaattacacCTTAAAATAGTATGCACCAAAACAGTTACGACATATATTGCCAGTCTGACAGTTATACTTGAAACAACAAAACCTTGACTTGCTCCCTTGACTATTAGTATTACATTTAAAcatagcttttatttttaaagggtTATGCCGCTAACTTCCGGGCTCAGTCTGCTGTCTCAGgagcgccctctagtggaatCGTCCTAAACAATCCTACACGGAAACAAAAGTGTTGCGCAGCAAAGGCCGTGGTTTGTTTCATTTGGCCTGAAGTTGTCATTTTGATGAAAGAGATAATACAAGAAATAATGTGAACAGAAACCCAGAGGTTTCCTGTTGCAACACACATCTCCTGTGGTTCTTTTTAACCCTGTAAAGACAGATCCTGCAGAATGAGGCCTATATAAAGTGATTTCATTAAATAGTTTACATAATACCAAAATCAGAAATAGGCCGTTAGTAGTTAATGTACTTACTTAGTAGTTGAATGAGTGTGACAAAACTTGTAACAGGACAATAAGCAAACGGACCGTGCCCTGTAACATGGTTTTCAAAAGACGCAGGTCAAGTGTGATGAATTATGGTGATCATCTGTTGCTGCTCACACAACGCTGAGGGCCTCCACTCTTCAACTTTGCCCTCGACCATTGTTTCTCTCACGAGAGCATGACAGCATGACAGCACACACCAATACAGTAcaactcacacatgcactctcaAGGGTTCACACAATCGGAGGccagagtttaaaaaaaggggATTATTGTTGTGGTCATGTAGCTACTTgtaggccacacacacacacacacacagaccacttGCATGTTGCAGTGTCTGGGAATCCCCAGGGCTGTGGAGATAAGTTTGGGTCTCTGGCGGCAGACAGAATGCAGAGTATGAtgtcaaaagagaaaaaactcaGAAAATGAGTAAGAGAAACATGAGATACTTTGATGAATATCCAACCCAAAGCAAACATGACCAAGAAG
Protein-coding regions in this window:
- the tsku gene encoding tsukushin isoform X1, with product MGIMVLLLYFGLSLLAAVQSSNIRSCHPGCHCEVESFGLFDSFSLTRVDCRGLGPSAAMPITIPLDTAHLDLSSNAMGPLSDTMLSGPGYTTLISLDLSSNHITKLSPNALSKLRYLETLDLSHNNLASLTSSCFSGLPLAEVDLSHNSFQEFDINVFATKVNGEPVSVDLSHNKLSSLSTTLHGKVLHIQTLNLSANRLSDVPRLAGLPLRYLNLDGNPIVQIKEGAFALLKDLVYLSISGLHELQEIESHSFKGLQSLQVLDLSNNHKLKALSPAVFNELDSLQELNLSGSGVVSLPNNMLAHLPSIKSITLGRGIQCWRTQKQGQFHRQLGQVQHNEVLNCNVEGIAL
- the tsku gene encoding tsukushin isoform X2 — encoded protein: MVLLLYFGLSLLAAVQSSNIRSCHPGCHCEVESFGLFDSFSLTRVDCRGLGPSAAMPITIPLDTAHLDLSSNAMGPLSDTMLSGPGYTTLISLDLSSNHITKLSPNALSKLRYLETLDLSHNNLASLTSSCFSGLPLAEVDLSHNSFQEFDINVFATKVNGEPVSVDLSHNKLSSLSTTLHGKVLHIQTLNLSANRLSDVPRLAGLPLRYLNLDGNPIVQIKEGAFALLKDLVYLSISGLHELQEIESHSFKGLQSLQVLDLSNNHKLKALSPAVFNELDSLQELNLSGSGVVSLPNNMLAHLPSIKSITLGRGIQCWRTQKQGQFHRQLGQVQHNEVLNCNVEGIAL